Proteins from one Pseudomonas bijieensis genomic window:
- a CDS encoding OprD family porin → MKPTQHLFPSLIAVALTTTALPVLAAESGFVEDAKATLNLRNFYFNRNFTNPNNAQGKAEEWTQSFILDAKSGFTQGVVGFGVDVLGTYSLKLDGGRGTAGTQLLPVHDDGRPADDFGRLGVALKAKVSKTELKVGEWMPVLPILRSDDGRSLPQTFRGGQVTSTEISGLTLYGGQFRANSPRNDASMEDMSMNGRGAFTSDRFNFGGGEYAFNEKRTQVGVWYAELSDIYQQQYFNLTHSQPIGDWTLGANLGYFIGKEDGSALAGDLDNKTAFAMLSAKYGGNTFYVGLQKVGGDDAWMRVNGTSGGTLANDSYNSSYDNAKEKSWQLRHDFNFAAVGVPGLTLMNRYISGDNVHTATVDDGKEWGRESELAYTVQSGALKSLNVKWRNSTMRRDYSTNEFDENRLIVSYPISLL, encoded by the coding sequence ATGAAACCCACACAGCACTTGTTCCCCAGCCTCATTGCCGTAGCCCTGACCACTACCGCCCTGCCCGTCCTGGCCGCAGAATCGGGGTTTGTCGAAGATGCCAAGGCCACGCTGAACCTGCGCAACTTCTACTTCAACCGCAACTTCACCAACCCGAACAATGCCCAAGGCAAAGCCGAGGAATGGACGCAGAGTTTCATCCTCGACGCCAAGTCCGGTTTCACCCAGGGCGTGGTCGGTTTTGGCGTGGATGTGCTGGGCACGTACTCGCTCAAGCTCGACGGCGGCCGTGGCACGGCGGGTACGCAGTTGCTGCCGGTGCACGATGACGGCCGCCCGGCCGACGACTTCGGTCGCCTGGGCGTGGCTCTCAAGGCCAAGGTGTCGAAGACCGAACTGAAGGTCGGCGAATGGATGCCAGTGCTGCCAATCCTGCGCTCCGACGACGGCCGCTCCCTGCCGCAAACCTTCCGTGGCGGCCAGGTGACCTCCACCGAAATCAGCGGTTTGACCCTCTACGGCGGCCAGTTCCGCGCCAACAGCCCGCGCAACGACGCGAGCATGGAAGACATGTCCATGAACGGCCGCGGCGCCTTCACGTCCGACCGCTTCAACTTCGGCGGCGGCGAATACGCTTTCAACGAAAAACGCACCCAGGTCGGCGTCTGGTACGCGGAACTGTCCGACATCTACCAGCAGCAATATTTCAACCTGACCCACAGCCAGCCCATCGGCGACTGGACCCTGGGCGCCAACCTTGGCTACTTCATCGGCAAGGAAGACGGCAGCGCGCTGGCCGGCGACCTGGACAACAAGACCGCGTTCGCCATGCTCTCGGCCAAATACGGCGGCAACACCTTCTACGTCGGCCTGCAGAAAGTCGGCGGTGATGACGCCTGGATGCGCGTCAACGGCACCAGCGGCGGCACCCTGGCCAACGACAGCTACAACTCCAGTTACGACAACGCCAAGGAAAAATCCTGGCAGTTGCGTCACGACTTCAACTTCGCCGCCGTCGGCGTGCCGGGCCTGACCCTGATGAACCGCTACATCAGCGGCGACAATGTGCACACCGCCACGGTCGACGATGGCAAGGAATGGGGCCGGGAAAGTGAGCTGGCCTACACCGTACAGAGCGGCGCGCTCAAGAGTCTGAATGTGAAATGGCGTAACTCGACGATGCGTCGGGACTACAGCACTAATGAGTTCGATGAAAACCGGTTGATTGTCAGCTATCCGATCAGCCTGTTGTAA
- a CDS encoding DUF6124 family protein, with the protein MNKHHPSSPSESTFPYNDPDPEKLQEAADRALDYHLGTHPDPKPKPKTSTQVFTVIDTLDTECLLANLSETLASASAMVNDLAFDLKGSRRHVALGVVQMIDLSELLANRALDLVDPR; encoded by the coding sequence ATGAACAAACACCATCCTTCTTCGCCATCAGAGAGCACCTTCCCCTACAACGACCCCGATCCAGAAAAGCTCCAAGAGGCCGCAGACCGAGCACTCGATTACCATCTGGGCACCCACCCTGATCCCAAACCCAAACCCAAAACCTCAACTCAAGTTTTCACCGTCATCGATACCCTCGACACCGAGTGCCTACTAGCAAATCTCAGCGAAACCCTGGCCTCGGCCAGTGCGATGGTCAACGACCTGGCGTTCGACCTGAAAGGCTCTCGGCGGCATGTCGCGCTCGGCGTGGTGCAGATGATTGACTTGAGTGAGTTGTTGGCCAATCGAGCGCTGGATCTCGTCGACCCGCGTTAA
- a CDS encoding CoA-transferase subunit beta, with translation MMTYSTNEMMTVAAARRLQNNAVCFVGIGLPSKAANLARLTSSPDVVLIYESGPIGAKPSVLPLSIGDGELAETADTVVPTGEIFRYWLQGGRIDVGFLGAAQVDRFGNINTTVVGDYHQPKVRLPGAGGAPEIAGSAKSVLIILKQSARSFVDKLDFITSVGHGEGGDSRKRLGLPGAGPVGIITDLCIMEPEAGSHEFVVTALHPGVTREQVIAATGWAIRFADQVQTTAEPTEVELRALRDLEARTAAAHGQAPGEA, from the coding sequence ATCATGACTTACTCCACCAATGAAATGATGACCGTCGCCGCGGCGCGTCGCTTGCAGAACAACGCCGTATGCTTCGTTGGCATCGGCCTGCCGTCGAAAGCGGCCAACCTGGCGCGGCTGACCTCGTCGCCGGATGTAGTGCTGATCTACGAGTCCGGTCCGATCGGTGCCAAGCCCAGCGTGCTGCCGTTGTCCATTGGCGACGGTGAGCTGGCGGAAACCGCCGATACCGTCGTCCCGACCGGGGAGATTTTCCGCTACTGGTTGCAGGGCGGGCGTATTGACGTCGGTTTCCTCGGCGCTGCCCAGGTCGACCGCTTCGGCAACATCAACACCACGGTGGTGGGCGACTATCATCAGCCGAAAGTCCGCCTGCCGGGTGCTGGTGGCGCACCGGAAATCGCCGGTTCGGCCAAGAGCGTGTTGATCATCCTCAAGCAGTCGGCACGTTCGTTTGTCGACAAGCTGGACTTCATCACCTCGGTCGGTCATGGCGAGGGCGGCGATTCGCGCAAGCGCTTGGGCCTGCCAGGTGCCGGTCCCGTGGGCATCATCACCGACCTGTGCATCATGGAGCCGGAAGCCGGCAGCCATGAGTTCGTGGTCACCGCGCTGCACCCCGGCGTGACCCGCGAGCAAGTCATTGCCGCCACCGGGTGGGCGATCCGTTTCGCCGACCAGGTGCAAACCACCGCCGAACCGACCGAGGTGGAGCTGCGCGCATTGCGCGATCTTGAAGCTCGTACCGCGGCGGCCCACGGCCAGGCACCGGGAGAAGCCTGA
- the adeC gene encoding AdeC/AdeK/OprM family multidrug efflux complex outer membrane factor, whose protein sequence is MSKSLLSLTIAAVVLSGCSLIPDYQRPEAPVAAQYPQGLAYDSANAPGQAAAEQGWKQFFHDPALQQLIQVALENNRDLRVAALNIDAYAAQYRIQRADLFPAVSATGSASRQRVPARASQTGEAAISSSYSATLGISAYELDLFGRVRSLSEQALQSYFATEEARRSTQISLVANVANAYLTWQADKELLKLTQETLGAYEQSFKLTSRSAEVGVASALDLSQARTAVENARVQLARYTRQVAQDENSLTLLLGTGLPANLNTQPLSDDLLSEVPPGLPSDLLQRRPDILQAERNLLAANANIGAARAAFFPSISLTANAGTLSPDLSGLFKGGSGTWTFAPQINLPIFNAGSLRASLDYAKIQKDINVANYEKAIQTGFQEVSDGLAARRTYNEQLQAQTAYVASNQDYYRLAERRYRIGVDSNLTFLDAQRQLFSAQQSLITDRLAQLTSEVNLYKALGGGWNAETGKNEPVKEEAPKMKLF, encoded by the coding sequence ATGAGCAAGTCGCTACTCTCCCTGACCATCGCCGCCGTCGTGCTCAGCGGTTGCTCGCTGATCCCCGACTATCAGCGGCCCGAAGCACCGGTCGCGGCGCAATACCCGCAAGGGCTGGCCTACGACTCGGCCAATGCGCCCGGCCAGGCCGCCGCCGAGCAAGGCTGGAAACAGTTTTTCCATGACCCGGCGTTGCAACAGCTGATCCAGGTTGCCCTGGAAAACAACCGCGACCTGCGTGTCGCGGCGCTGAACATCGATGCCTATGCCGCGCAATATCGCATCCAGCGCGCAGACCTGTTCCCGGCGGTCTCGGCCACCGGTTCCGCCAGCCGCCAGCGCGTGCCGGCACGGGCCTCGCAAACTGGTGAAGCGGCCATCAGCAGCTCCTACTCGGCCACCCTGGGCATCAGCGCCTACGAGCTGGACCTGTTCGGCCGGGTTCGCAGCCTGAGCGAGCAAGCGCTGCAGAGCTACTTCGCCACCGAAGAAGCCCGTCGCAGCACCCAGATCAGCCTGGTGGCCAACGTCGCCAATGCCTACCTGACCTGGCAGGCCGACAAGGAACTGCTCAAGCTGACCCAGGAAACCCTCGGGGCCTACGAGCAAAGCTTCAAGCTGACCTCACGCAGCGCCGAAGTCGGCGTGGCCTCGGCCCTGGACCTGAGCCAGGCGCGCACCGCGGTAGAAAATGCCCGCGTGCAACTGGCACGCTACACCCGCCAGGTCGCCCAGGACGAAAACAGCCTGACCCTGCTGCTGGGCACCGGCCTGCCGGCCAACCTGAACACGCAACCGCTGAGCGATGACCTGCTCAGCGAAGTGCCGCCCGGGTTGCCGTCGGACTTGCTGCAACGTCGTCCGGACATTCTCCAGGCCGAACGCAACCTGCTGGCTGCCAATGCCAACATCGGCGCCGCGCGGGCCGCGTTCTTCCCGAGCATCAGCCTGACGGCCAACGCCGGCACCTTGAGCCCGGACCTGTCCGGCTTGTTCAAGGGCGGTTCGGGCACCTGGACCTTCGCTCCGCAAATCAACCTGCCGATCTTCAACGCCGGCAGCCTGCGGGCGAGCCTGGATTACGCGAAGATCCAGAAAGACATCAACGTTGCCAATTACGAGAAGGCCATTCAGACGGGGTTCCAAGAAGTCTCCGATGGCTTGGCCGCACGCCGGACCTACAACGAACAGTTGCAGGCCCAGACCGCCTACGTTGCTTCCAACCAGGACTACTACCGCCTGGCCGAGCGGCGCTACCGCATTGGTGTCGACAGCAACCTGACCTTCCTCGACGCCCAACGCCAACTGTTCAGCGCGCAACAATCGCTGATCACCGACCGCCTGGCGCAACTGACCAGCGAGGTCAATTTGTACAAGGCACTGGGCGGTGGCTGGAACGCCGAGACGGGCAAGAACGAACCGGTGAAAGAAGAAGCGCCGAAGATGAAGCTGTTCTGA
- the pcaF gene encoding 3-oxoadipyl-CoA thiolase, with the protein MMRDVYICDAIRTPIGRFGGGLSAVRADDLAAVPIKALMERNPSVDWSSVDEVFLGCANQAGEDNRNVARMALLLAGLPESIPGVTLNRLCASGMDAVGTAFRAIASGEMELAIAGGVESMSRAPFVMGKADSAFSRNMKLEDTTIGWRFINPLMKAQYGVDAMPQTADNVADDYAVSRADQDAFALRSQQRTAAAQAAGFFAEEIVAVRIAHKKGETVVEQDEHPRADTTLETLSKLKPVNGPDKTVTAGNASGVNDGAAALILASAEAVKKHGLTPRGKVLGMASAGVAPRVMGIGPVPAVRKLTERLGLAVADFDVIELNEAFASQGLAVLRELGLADDAPQVNPNGGAIALGHPLGMSGARLVMTALHHLEKTGGKKGLATMCVGVGQGLALAIERV; encoded by the coding sequence CTGATGCGCGACGTGTATATCTGTGATGCGATTCGAACCCCTATCGGCCGGTTCGGCGGCGGCTTGTCCGCCGTGCGCGCCGATGACCTGGCGGCCGTGCCGATCAAGGCGCTGATGGAGCGCAACCCATCGGTGGACTGGAGCTCGGTGGACGAGGTGTTCCTGGGCTGCGCCAACCAGGCGGGTGAAGACAACCGCAACGTGGCGCGCATGGCGCTGTTGCTGGCAGGTCTGCCAGAGAGCATTCCCGGGGTGACCCTCAACCGCCTCTGTGCCTCGGGCATGGACGCCGTCGGCACGGCGTTTCGCGCCATTGCCAGCGGGGAAATGGAATTGGCCATCGCTGGCGGCGTGGAGTCGATGTCCCGCGCACCGTTCGTGATGGGCAAGGCCGACTCGGCGTTCTCGCGCAACATGAAACTGGAAGACACCACCATCGGCTGGCGCTTCATCAACCCATTGATGAAAGCCCAGTACGGTGTGGACGCGATGCCACAGACGGCGGACAACGTGGCCGACGATTACGCCGTGTCGCGCGCCGACCAGGATGCTTTCGCCCTGCGCAGCCAACAACGCACGGCAGCGGCCCAGGCCGCAGGATTTTTCGCCGAGGAAATCGTTGCGGTGCGCATTGCTCATAAGAAAGGCGAAACCGTGGTCGAGCAGGACGAGCACCCTCGCGCTGACACCACGCTGGAAACCTTGAGCAAACTCAAACCGGTCAATGGCCCGGACAAGACCGTCACTGCCGGCAACGCCTCGGGTGTGAACGATGGCGCGGCGGCGTTGATCCTGGCGTCGGCCGAAGCGGTGAAGAAACACGGCCTGACGCCACGGGGCAAAGTGCTGGGCATGGCCAGTGCCGGCGTGGCGCCACGGGTGATGGGCATCGGCCCGGTGCCGGCGGTGCGCAAGCTCACTGAGCGCCTGGGCCTGGCGGTCGCCGATTTCGATGTGATCGAACTCAATGAAGCCTTCGCCAGCCAGGGCCTGGCGGTGCTGCGCGAACTGGGGCTGGCGGACGATGCGCCGCAGGTCAACCCTAACGGCGGCGCCATTGCCCTGGGCCATCCGTTGGGCATGAGCGGGGCGCGCTTGGTGATGACGGCGCTGCACCACCTGGAAAAGACCGGTGGCAAGAAAGGCCTGGCGACCATGTGCGTCGGCGTCGGCCAGGGTCTGGCATTGGCAATCGAACGCGTCTGA
- the pcaH gene encoding protocatechuate 3,4-dioxygenase subunit beta: MTDKPGYRRPQAGTQPEYLHPPYQSTNLRSPSKPLVYLPHSLSEITGPTIGADRVQEKDNDLTAQHAGEPLGERIIIHGRVLDEHGQPVPGILVEIWQANAAGRYNHDRDNHDAPLDPNFTGTGRTITDADGWYQFQTIKPGAYPWGNHHNAWRPAHIHFSLFGPSILTRLVTQMYFPGDPLLAYDPIYNCVPDTSAKERLIASFDLEKTVPHYALGYRWDIVLRGRDATPMEK; the protein is encoded by the coding sequence ATGACTGACAAGCCTGGTTATCGTCGCCCTCAAGCGGGCACCCAGCCGGAGTATCTGCACCCGCCGTACCAGTCCACCAACCTGCGCTCGCCATCCAAGCCGTTGGTGTATTTGCCTCACTCGCTGTCGGAAATCACCGGTCCGACCATAGGCGCCGACCGCGTGCAGGAGAAGGACAACGACCTGACCGCCCAGCATGCCGGCGAGCCGTTGGGGGAACGGATCATCATTCACGGACGGGTGCTGGATGAGCACGGCCAGCCGGTGCCGGGCATCCTGGTGGAGATCTGGCAGGCCAACGCCGCCGGTCGCTACAACCATGACCGTGACAACCATGACGCGCCGCTGGACCCGAACTTCACCGGCACCGGTCGCACCATTACCGACGCCGACGGCTGGTATCAGTTCCAGACCATCAAGCCCGGTGCTTATCCGTGGGGCAACCACCACAATGCCTGGCGCCCGGCGCATATCCATTTCTCACTGTTCGGGCCGAGCATTCTGACGCGCCTGGTGACGCAGATGTATTTCCCCGGCGATCCGTTGCTGGCCTACGACCCGATCTATAACTGCGTGCCGGACACCAGCGCCAAGGAACGCCTGATCGCCAGTTTCGACCTGGAAAAAACCGTCCCTCACTACGCCCTCGGTTACCGCTGGGACATCGTCTTGCGCGGCCGCGATGCCACGCCGATGGAGAAATAA
- the pcaG gene encoding protocatechuate 3,4-dioxygenase subunit alpha gives MTLTATTSHTVGPYYHIGLTWLNREDLTVAQTLGQRVAITGQVVDGNGEFVNDAMLEVWQANAAGKYAHPEDDQDKPLDPHFEGFGRVPVDAEGRFRFTTIKPGTVPGLSGTTQAPHLVVLVFARGLVKHLLTRIYFDGEPTNETDPLLACVPEERRATIVSKPDASGVYQWNVILQGTDAETVFFDY, from the coding sequence ATGACGCTCACCGCCACCACATCCCACACCGTTGGCCCTTACTACCATATCGGCCTGACCTGGCTGAACCGTGAAGATCTGACCGTTGCCCAAACCCTTGGCCAACGCGTGGCGATCACCGGGCAGGTGGTCGACGGCAATGGTGAATTCGTCAACGACGCCATGCTGGAAGTCTGGCAGGCCAACGCCGCCGGTAAATACGCCCACCCCGAAGACGATCAGGACAAGCCCCTGGACCCGCATTTCGAAGGCTTCGGTCGGGTGCCGGTGGACGCTGAAGGGCGCTTTCGCTTCACCACCATCAAGCCGGGCACAGTGCCAGGGTTGAGCGGCACGACCCAGGCACCGCACCTGGTAGTGCTGGTGTTCGCCCGCGGGTTGGTCAAGCATTTGCTGACGCGCATCTACTTCGATGGCGAGCCGACCAACGAAACCGACCCGCTGTTGGCCTGCGTGCCCGAGGAACGTCGTGCCACCATTGTGAGCAAACCCGATGCCTCGGGCGTGTATCAGTGGAACGTGATCCTGCAGGGCACGGATGCCGAGACGGTGTTCTTCGACTACTGA
- a CDS encoding MFS family transporter codes for MTIPISHYTGEERSKRIFAIVGASSGNLVEWFDFYVYAFCAIYFAPAFFPSDNPTVQLVNTAGVFAAGFLMRPIGGWIFGRVADRHGRKNSMMISVLMMCFGSLLIACLPTYKDIGVWAPVLLLFARLLQGLSVGGEYGTTATYMSEVALKGQRGFFASFQYVTLIGGQLLAVSLVVILQQFLNEDELRAYGWRIPFVVGALAALISLFLRRSLKETSSKEMRENKDAGSIAALFRDHKAAFITVLGYTAGGSLIFYTFTTYMQKYLVNTAGLHAKTASYIMTGALFLYMCMQPLFGMLADKIGRRNSMLWFGGLGALCTVPILLTLKSISSPFLAFVLITLALAIVSFYTSISGLVKAEMFPPEVRALGVGLAYAVANAIFGGSAEYVALSLKAQGMENAFYWYVTVMMVVAFLFSLRLPKQPAYLHHDL; via the coding sequence ATGACCATCCCAATCAGCCACTACACCGGTGAAGAACGCAGCAAGCGCATCTTCGCCATCGTCGGTGCCTCATCCGGCAACCTGGTCGAATGGTTCGACTTCTATGTCTATGCGTTTTGTGCGATTTATTTCGCGCCGGCGTTTTTTCCGTCGGACAACCCCACGGTGCAACTGGTCAACACGGCAGGTGTGTTCGCCGCCGGGTTCCTGATGCGACCCATCGGTGGCTGGATTTTCGGCCGGGTGGCGGACCGTCACGGGCGCAAGAATTCGATGATGATTTCGGTGCTGATGATGTGCTTCGGCTCGTTGCTCATCGCGTGCCTGCCCACCTACAAAGACATCGGCGTCTGGGCGCCGGTGCTGCTGTTGTTCGCACGCCTGTTACAAGGCTTGTCGGTGGGTGGCGAGTACGGCACCACCGCTACTTACATGAGCGAAGTCGCCCTCAAGGGCCAGCGTGGTTTTTTTGCTTCGTTCCAGTACGTGACGCTGATCGGCGGGCAACTGCTGGCGGTGTCGTTGGTGGTGATCCTGCAGCAGTTTCTCAACGAGGACGAACTGCGCGCCTACGGTTGGCGGATCCCGTTCGTGGTGGGTGCCCTGGCTGCGTTGATCTCCCTGTTCCTGCGGCGCTCCCTGAAGGAAACCAGCAGCAAGGAAATGCGCGAGAACAAGGACGCCGGCAGCATCGCGGCGCTGTTTCGCGACCACAAGGCCGCGTTCATCACCGTGCTGGGCTACACCGCTGGCGGCTCGCTGATTTTCTATACCTTCACCACCTACATGCAGAAATACCTGGTGAACACCGCCGGCCTGCACGCCAAGACCGCCAGCTACATCATGACTGGTGCGTTGTTCCTCTATATGTGCATGCAGCCGCTGTTCGGCATGCTGGCGGACAAGATCGGCCGGCGTAATTCCATGCTCTGGTTCGGTGGCCTGGGGGCGTTGTGCACGGTGCCGATCCTGCTGACCCTCAAAAGCATCAGCAGCCCGTTCCTGGCGTTCGTCCTGATCACGTTGGCGCTGGCGATCGTCAGTTTCTACACGTCGATCAGTGGCCTGGTGAAAGCGGAAATGTTTCCCCCTGAAGTGCGGGCGCTGGGAGTAGGGTTGGCGTACGCGGTGGCCAATGCGATTTTTGGCGGTTCGGCCGAGTACGTCGCCTTGAGCCTGAAGGCACAGGGCATGGAGAACGCCTTTTACTGGTATGTCACGGTGATGATGGTGGTGGCGTTCCTGTTCAGCCTGCGCCTGCCCAAGCAACCGGCATACTTGCATCACGACCTTTGA
- a CDS encoding 3-carboxy-cis,cis-muconate cycloisomerase, which produces MSDRLGNQLFDAYFTARDMREVFCDAGRLQAMLDVEAALARAEARVGLIPQSAVAPIEQACRAQLYDFSALSEAIASAGNSAIPLVKALGKRIAAEDAEAERYVHLGATSQDVMDSGLVLQLRQALGLIEAELAQLAGTLARQAERYAATPLAGRTWLQHATPVTLGMKIAGWLGAITRSRQRLKELKPRLLVLQFGGASGTLAALGEHALPIAEALAAELQLNLPEQPWHTQRDRLVEFGSVLGLIAGSLGKLGRDISLLMQTEAGEAFEPSAPGKGGSSTMPHKRNPVGAAVLIGAATRVPGLLSTLFSAMPQEHERSLGLWHAEWETLPEICCLVSGALQQARLLAEGLEVDAARMARNLELTQGLVLAEAVSIVLAQRVGRDTAHHLLEQCCKRAVAEQRHLRDVLGDEPQVTAQLSAAEIDHLLNPAHYLGQAQTWVARAVAEHLALNA; this is translated from the coding sequence ATGAGCGACCGACTGGGCAATCAACTGTTCGATGCCTACTTCACCGCCCGCGACATGCGCGAGGTGTTCTGCGATGCGGGCCGGCTCCAGGCCATGCTCGACGTCGAGGCGGCATTGGCCCGGGCCGAAGCGCGGGTGGGTTTGATTCCCCAGAGCGCGGTGGCGCCAATCGAGCAGGCCTGCCGTGCCCAGCTTTACGATTTTTCGGCCTTGAGCGAAGCGATCGCCAGTGCCGGCAATTCGGCGATCCCGCTGGTCAAGGCGTTGGGCAAACGCATCGCCGCCGAGGATGCTGAAGCCGAACGCTACGTGCACCTGGGGGCAACCAGCCAGGACGTGATGGACAGCGGGCTGGTGCTGCAACTGCGCCAGGCGTTGGGCTTGATCGAGGCAGAACTGGCCCAGCTGGCCGGCACCCTGGCCCGCCAAGCCGAACGCTACGCCGCCACTCCGCTGGCCGGGCGTACCTGGTTGCAGCATGCCACGCCGGTGACCCTGGGTATGAAAATCGCCGGTTGGCTGGGGGCGATCACCCGCAGTCGGCAACGTCTGAAAGAACTCAAGCCGCGCTTGCTGGTGCTGCAATTTGGCGGCGCCTCTGGAACGCTCGCCGCCTTGGGCGAACACGCCTTACCCATCGCCGAAGCCTTGGCTGCCGAGCTACAACTGAACCTGCCGGAACAACCGTGGCACACCCAACGCGACCGCCTGGTGGAGTTCGGCTCGGTGTTGGGTTTGATCGCCGGCAGCCTGGGCAAGCTGGGCCGCGACATCAGCCTGTTGATGCAGACCGAGGCTGGCGAAGCGTTCGAACCGTCGGCGCCGGGCAAGGGCGGTTCGTCGACCATGCCCCACAAACGCAACCCGGTGGGCGCGGCGGTGCTGATCGGCGCGGCGACGCGGGTGCCGGGCTTGTTGTCGACATTGTTCAGCGCCATGCCCCAGGAACATGAGCGCAGCCTGGGCCTGTGGCACGCCGAATGGGAAACCTTGCCGGAGATCTGCTGCCTGGTGTCCGGTGCCTTGCAACAGGCGCGATTGCTGGCCGAAGGGCTGGAAGTCGACGCCGCACGCATGGCTCGCAACCTGGAACTGACCCAGGGGCTGGTGCTCGCCGAAGCGGTGAGCATCGTCCTGGCCCAGCGGGTGGGGCGCGACACGGCGCATCATCTGCTGGAGCAATGTTGCAAGCGCGCCGTGGCCGAACAACGGCATCTGCGTGACGTGTTGGGGGACGAACCCCAGGTCACTGCACAGTTGTCCGCCGCTGAAATCGATCATCTACTCAACCCCGCTCACTACCTCGGCCAGGCCCAGACCTGGGTCGCCCGAGCGGTGGCCGAACACCTTGCCTTGAACGCCTGA
- the pcaC gene encoding 4-carboxymuconolactone decarboxylase produces the protein MDEKQRYDEGMQVRRAVLGDAHVDRSLNALTEFNSEFQEMITRHAWGDIWTRPGLPRHTRSLITIAMLIGMNRNEELKLHLRAAANNGVSRSEIKEVIMQSAIYCGIPAANATFHLAESVWDELGVESRG, from the coding sequence GTGGACGAGAAACAACGTTACGACGAAGGCATGCAGGTACGCCGCGCGGTGCTGGGCGATGCCCATGTCGACCGCAGCCTCAATGCCTTGACCGAGTTCAACAGCGAATTCCAGGAGATGATCACCCGTCACGCCTGGGGCGACATCTGGACCCGCCCGGGCCTGCCGCGCCACACTCGCAGCCTGATCACCATCGCCATGCTGATCGGCATGAACCGTAATGAGGAACTCAAGCTGCATCTGCGCGCCGCCGCCAACAACGGCGTGAGCCGCAGCGAGATCAAGGAAGTGATCATGCAGAGCGCGATCTACTGCGGCATTCCGGCGGCCAACGCCACCTTCCACCTGGCCGAGTCGGTGTGGGATGAGCTGGGTGTCGAATCACGGGGTTAA
- the pcaD gene encoding 3-oxoadipate enol-lactonase, whose product MGFVKLAEGDLNYRLDGPQEAPVLVLSNSLGTDLHMWDAQVPAFSEHFRVLRFDTRGHGQSLVTEGPYSIEQLGRDVLAMLDQLGIDKVHFCGLSMGGLIGQWLGINAGERLHKLVVCNTAAKIGDPSVWNPRIETVLRDGKAAMVALRDASIARWFTPDFAEAQPATVKQITDMLAATSPQGYAANCAAVRDADFREQLSSIQVPLLVIAGTEDAVTPPSGGHFIQERVSGAEYAEFYAAHLSNVQAGAAFSARVLDFLLDSGRA is encoded by the coding sequence GTGGGATTCGTCAAACTCGCCGAGGGCGATCTGAATTACCGATTGGACGGGCCGCAAGAGGCCCCGGTGCTGGTGCTTTCAAACTCTCTCGGCACTGACCTGCACATGTGGGATGCGCAGGTCCCGGCTTTCAGCGAACACTTTCGCGTATTGCGTTTTGACACCCGTGGCCATGGCCAGTCGCTGGTCACCGAAGGGCCCTATAGCATCGAACAACTGGGCCGCGATGTGCTGGCGATGCTTGATCAGTTGGGCATCGACAAGGTGCATTTCTGTGGCTTGTCCATGGGCGGGTTGATCGGCCAATGGTTGGGGATCAATGCCGGTGAGCGGCTACATAAACTGGTGGTGTGCAACACTGCCGCGAAGATCGGTGACCCCTCGGTATGGAACCCGCGCATCGAAACCGTGCTGCGTGATGGCAAGGCGGCGATGGTGGCGTTGCGCGATGCCTCGATTGCCCGTTGGTTTACCCCAGACTTCGCCGAGGCGCAGCCTGCGACGGTGAAACAAATCACTGACATGCTCGCCGCCACTTCGCCCCAGGGCTATGCGGCCAACTGTGCGGCGGTGCGCGATGCCGATTTTCGCGAGCAATTGTCGTCGATCCAGGTGCCGCTGCTGGTGATCGCCGGCACCGAAGACGCCGTGACGCCGCCGTCGGGTGGGCACTTTATCCAGGAACGGGTCAGTGGCGCCGAGTACGCCGAGTTTTATGCCGCGCACCTGTCCAACGTCCAGGCCGGCGCTGCGTTCAGCGCCCGGGTGCTGGATTTCCTGCTTGATTCTGGCCGAGCCTGA